The following coding sequences lie in one Deltaproteobacteria bacterium PRO3 genomic window:
- the msrB gene encoding peptide-methionine (R)-S-oxide reductase MsrB, whose translation MRKLSSLWISLIILVVAGNALWAQPAGRGPVMSKPSDAELKTKLTPLQYTVTQKDGTERPFANEYWDNHREGIYVDVVSGEPLFSSTDKFDSGTGWPSFTRPLQKEAVVEKTDRSHLMTRTEVRSKGADSHLGHLFPDGPAPTGMRYCINSASLRFIPKEDMEKEGYGQYLYLFKK comes from the coding sequence ATGCGAAAATTGTCATCTTTATGGATTTCCCTTATCATTTTGGTGGTGGCCGGAAACGCCCTGTGGGCCCAGCCAGCCGGAAGAGGACCTGTTATGTCTAAACCCAGCGACGCGGAATTGAAGACGAAATTGACCCCCTTGCAATACACCGTCACCCAGAAGGACGGTACCGAGCGCCCCTTCGCCAACGAGTATTGGGACAATCACCGGGAGGGCATCTACGTCGACGTCGTCTCCGGCGAGCCGCTGTTCAGCTCCACCGACAAGTTCGACTCGGGGACAGGCTGGCCAAGCTTTACCCGTCCATTGCAAAAGGAGGCGGTGGTCGAGAAAACCGACCGCAGTCACCTGATGACCCGCACAGAGGTGCGCAGCAAGGGGGCGGATTCCCACCTCGGTCACCTCTTTCCCGACGGCCCCGCGCCCACCGGGATGCGCTACTGCATCAATTCGGCCTCTCTCCGCTTCATTCCCAAGGAAGACATGGAAAAAGAGGGTTACGGCCAGTACCTCTATCTTTTCAAAAAATGA